AGTGACATATCTGAATCAAAATCTGCACCATGGTTTTGCGCAAAATAACCAATGCGAGCATTATCGGACCATTTAATATCACCACTGTCCGGTGAAAGGTTATTTACCAAACATTCCAAGAGTGTGGTTTTTCCAATACCGTTAGGACCAATAATCGCAATGCGTTCACCGCTTTCGATTAACAGATTGTAATTTTTAAAAAGGGTAAGGTCGTCGTATCCTTTATTTAATTTTACTACTTCAACAGCAGTATTAAAAATTTTCTTATCCTGATCAAAACGGATATAGGGATAAACACGGCTTGAATTTTTAATATCATCTAGTTTGATTTTGGTAATTTGATTAGCTCGGGAGGTAGCTTGTTTTGCCTTTGATGCATTGGCTGAGAAGCGTTTTACAAAGGCTTGCAATTCAGCGATTTGCGCTTTTTTCTTTGCGTTATCGTCTATTAACTGTTGCCGTGCTTGAGTAGCGGCAGTCATAAAGTCGTCATAATTTCCTGGGTAAAGACGAAGTTCACCATAATCCAAATCGGCCATGTGTGTACAAACACTGTTGAGGAAATGACGATCATGAGAAACAATAATCATAGTACTATTTCGCCGTGTTAAAATATTTTCTAACCAACGAATTGTATTGATATCCAGATTATTGGTAGGCTCATCTAGTAGTAAAATATCAGGATCTGCAAATAGTGCTTGGGCCAGCAAAACTCGCAATTTCCAACCGGGGGCAATAGCGCTCATTAATCCTTCATGTTGTTCCAATGGAATACCTACACCTAATAATAAATCGCCGGCACGGGATTCAGCGGTATAGCCATCTAACTCAGAAAACTCCATTTCAAGATCGCCAACTTTCATAGCTTCCTCTTCACTCATATTGGGAAGAGCATAAATACGTTCACGCTCCTGCTTGATTTTCCATAATTCGGCATGTCCCATAATGACACAATCGATGACAGTCATTTCTTCGTAGGCAAACTGATCCTGGCCTAATTTAGCCATTCGGTCATTTTTATCAATCGTGACAACACCGGTAGTGGGATCCTCTTCTCCAGATAGAATTTTCATTAAGGTAGATTTTCCGGAGCCGTTTGCGCCGATTAGGCCGTATCTATTTCCTTTGCCAAAAGTAACAGATATATGTTCAAAAAGAGGTTTGGCACCAAATTGGATAGAAATGTTTGCGGTTGAGATCAAAATAATTCTCCGGGATTTTACTGTAATGTTTAAAAGCCACCCGGATTTATGATTCAATCAATAGAAAATATTTAGCCGGAAATGGGGTCGGGAATTTAAGGCTTTTGTATTGCCATTTCAAATTAACAAAGTTGGATTAAAAAATAGAAATATATTGGACTTTTACTGTTGAAGATGCATTTTGATTTTTGTTTGGTAATTGGTGTAATGGATATAATTCCCGGTCATCCACAAAACATAATCATTTTTTCCATTATAGCCACGGGGAGAAACGGGACGTGCATTTAATTGCGTTGATTTTTTAGTGATTGACAGGAAAGACCATGAGGCACCATTGTCAACGGTCGTCCATTTTTCAATTTCAAACTGACCATCCACCATACGGGAGAGATATACTGAGGATGGATCAGATTGGACTAAAGATATGCCTCCTGAATAATGAGATTCAAACTCATTTTTTCCATCCGGAGTTTCGGGAAACCAGCGACCACCGGGCGTAATCTCCACATCAAGCCAGAACTTTCCCGTCCATCGGGCGTAGGCATAACGATGATCCGTTTCGGATGGCAAACGGGTATATGCGATGACCGGATTTCCATCTTCATCCAATGCAATATCCCAAACCCAAGCACGGATGCCGGTTAGTTTTCCGTTATATACTATATCACTATTGGCATGACTTACAGGGAGGTTTTCCATTAGTCCAATTTGCTTCCCGTTTGCGGTGAAGAACTTTCCATTTTCATATTTCATATAATAGACTGAATTAAGTGGTTCATTCCGTGGATGACCGTTGGTAAAGGTAAAGTGGATAGATGATTTTCCATCCGAAACAACTTTTAAATAGGGGCGAATCGTTTTGGCTTCACGGCCTGCTTCTTGAATTAAAATTTTAGGCTCGCTCCAAATCTTTCCGTCTTTGGAGGTAGAAAAAGTGGGCTTCCAACTGGGGCCGCGCCAAAATACATAATATAATTTTTCATCACTTAAATAGACGGGGTGATTATAGGAGATATTATTTGTATTTGAAATGGTTACTTCATCTTCCCATTGGGTAATATCTTCAGGATTTACTGATGTACGGCAGTGCAGACCAACTTTGCCGTGTCGTGCATAAAATACCATCAATCGGTTGTCGGGAAGAACGAGAATTGACCCAACATTATGATCATCCGAATCCCAATTTGTTTTAA
This DNA window, taken from Candidatus Neomarinimicrobiota bacterium, encodes the following:
- a CDS encoding ABC-F family ATPase; translated protein: MISTANISIQFGAKPLFEHISVTFGKGNRYGLIGANGSGKSTLMKILSGEEDPTTGVVTIDKNDRMAKLGQDQFAYEEMTVIDCVIMGHAELWKIKQERERIYALPNMSEEEAMKVGDLEMEFSELDGYTAESRAGDLLLGVGIPLEQHEGLMSAIAPGWKLRVLLAQALFADPDILLLDEPTNNLDINTIRWLENILTRRNSTMIIVSHDRHFLNSVCTHMADLDYGELRLYPGNYDDFMTAATQARQQLIDDNAKKKAQIAELQAFVKRFSANASKAKQATSRANQITKIKLDDIKNSSRVYPYIRFDQDKKIFNTAVEVVKLNKGYDDLTLFKNYNLLIESGERIAIIGPNGIGKTTLLECLVNNLSPDSGDIKWSDNARIGYFAQNHGADFDSDMSLLDWMNQWRQDGDDMQVIRGTLGRLLFSQNDINKPVRVISGGEQRRMLFGKLTLQRPNVIIMDEPTNHLDMESIESLNGALGSFPGTLIFVSHDREFVSSLATRIIELTPGKVLEYNSNYDSYLQSRGAA